One Phyllostomus discolor isolate MPI-MPIP mPhyDis1 chromosome 10, mPhyDis1.pri.v3, whole genome shotgun sequence genomic window carries:
- the LOC114490255 gene encoding tensin-3-like → MAAPGCLLARSPRQGRDLGPRPRAPPRRFPSLPGGGLSSHPGHGDAEEVPWPPAGHGATGASPWPGATSLPHTDLGRSLPTPAPGRGRLPSTRQRRCVSRRRADARPCPAACNVWYLGSVDTESLTGHQAVQKALSLALAQQPPPLSTVVHFKVSSQGITLTDNQRKLFFRKHYPVSTVIFCALDPQGRKWVADGVGSRAFGFVARKQGSTSDNECHLFAEHDPEQPASAIVNFVSKVMIGSPKKM, encoded by the exons ATGGCTGCTCCCGGGTGTCTGCTCGCTCGGAGCCCCCGGCAGGGCCGTGATTTGGGGCCCAGGCCACGTGCCCCTCCTCGGAGGTTCCCTTCACTCCCCGGGGGCGGGCTCTCATCCCACCCAGGCCACGGTGACGCTGAGGAGGTGCCCTGGCCTCCGGCGGGACACGGGGCCACTGGGGCCTCCCCGTGGCCCGGTGCTACGTCCCTTCCCCACACTGACCTGGGCCGCTCGCTGCCCACCCCGGCACCGGGCAGGGGGCGCCTGCCTTCGACACGCCAGCGCCGCTGCGTGTCCCGCAGACGAGCTGACGCACGCCCCTGCCCCGCAGCCTGCAACGTGTGGTACCTGGGCTCCGTGGACACGGAGTCCCTCACCGGCCACCAGGCCGTCCAGAAGGCCCTGAGCCTCGCGCTGGCGCAGCAGCCGCCGCCCCTGTCCACGGTCGTGCACTTCAAGGTGTCGTCGCAGGGCATCACCCTGACGGACAACCAGAGGAA GCTCTTCTTCCGGAAGCACTACCCCGTGAGCACCGTCATCTTCTGCGCGCTGGACCCGCAGGGCAGGAA GTGGGTTGCGGACGGCGTGGGCTCCAG AGCCTTCGGGTTCGTGGCCCGGAAGCAGGGCAGCACCTCGGACAACGAGTGCCACCTGTTCGCAGAGCACGACCCCGAGCAGCCTGCCAGTGCCATCGTCAACTTCGTGTCCAAGGTCATGATCGGCTCCCCCAAGAAGATGTGA